The genomic region CAGCCGCAACAGGCGGCGGTGATTTTTCTGGGCATGACCGCCGCCTTCGTGGTTCTGGTGTGGCGGCTGCCGCACGACGTCTCCACAACAGGCGTGCTGCAACTGGCCGGTCACCTCGGGCGGCTCAATCCGATCGACTGGACTTTCGACTTGCAGAACCGCTACAACATTTGGTCAGGTCTGATCGGCGGGTTCTTCCTGGCATTGTCCTACTTCGGAACGGATCACTCGCAGGTGCAGCGCTACCTCACCGGCCGGTCGGTGGCCGAGAGCCGCACCGGCCTGCTCACGAACGGCCTGCTGAAGGTACCCATGCAGTTCGCCATCCTGCTGCTGGGCGCGCTGCTCTTCGTGTTCTACCAGTTCAATCCGGCCCCGCTCTTCTTCAACCCTGTGGAAACCGCCAAGGTGGTGGCGAGCGAGCGGCGGGCCGAATGGCTGGAACTGGAGGGGCGGCACCAGCGACTGCTCGAGGAAAGGAAGCAGCGGGCGCAGGAACTGGCCCGGATCATTGATGATGGGCCGGCGGATTCCGACGCAAAGGCCCGGCAGGCGCTGGCGGCAGCCGACCGGGCCGTGGACCAGACTCGCACCGCCGCCGCGCGGCTCATCCAAGAGGTGGATCCGACGGCGAACACCAACGACGTGAACTACGTGTTCCTGACGTTCGTGCTCCACTACCTGCCGGCCGGGCTGGTGGGCCTGATCCTGGCGGTGGTGTTCTCCGCCTCGATGTCGTCCACCTCGGGCGAACTGGCGGCGCTGTCCGCCGTCACCGTCGTGGACGGCTACCGCCGGCTCACCAGGGGCGCCGTCGGGGAACGCCGCGAGGTGGCTGTGTCGCGGCTGGCCACCCTCGCCTGGGGTGCCTTCGCCATGTTCTTCGCCGAGT from Acidobacteriota bacterium harbors:
- a CDS encoding sodium:solute symporter, yielding MTLLDWLVLGGTLAFITGFGIYKGRQANSLQEYLLAGRRMRWYSVTLAIMATQASAITFLSTPGQGYADGMRFVQMYLGLPLAMIGIAAVAVPIYHRLKILTPYEYLEQRFDTKTRLLTAFLFLLQRGLATGLTIYAPSLVLSVLLGWNLSLTILVMGGLMITYTVTGGARAVSRTQPQQAAVIFLGMTAAFVVLVWRLPHDVSTTGVLQLAGHLGRLNPIDWTFDLQNRYNIWSGLIGGFFLALSYFGTDHSQVQRYLTGRSVAESRTGLLTNGLLKVPMQFAILLLGALLFVFYQFNPAPLFFNPVETAKVVASERRAEWLELEGRHQRLLEERKQRAQELARIIDDGPADSDAKARQALAAADRAVDQTRTAAARLIQEVDPTANTNDVNYVFLTFVLHYLPAGLVGLILAVVFSASMSSTSGELAALSAVTVVDGYRRLTRGAVGERREVAVSRLATLAWGAFAMFFAEYAGRLGTLVEAVNILGSLFYGTILGIFLVAFFAKRVRGNAVFIAALVAEAAVIACWLCTPVSFLWYNVVGCIMVIGLALLFHSVERYFLSTIGRTGPCS